One stretch of Armigeres subalbatus isolate Guangzhou_Male chromosome 2, GZ_Asu_2, whole genome shotgun sequence DNA includes these proteins:
- the LOC134214284 gene encoding endocuticle structural glycoprotein SgAbd-5-like, whose amino-acid sequence MKFLIVFTFAIVACSLAAPQDEVQIVQFTNENTVEGGYNFAYEQSDGQKREEAGVLKPVEGAEVPAISVTGSYEFTDPTGQKYRVDYTADERGYRPTVTKL is encoded by the exons atGAAGTTCTTG attGTCTTCACTTTCGCTATCGTGGCATGCAGTCTTGCCGCGCCACAGGATGAAGTGCAAATTGTGCAGTTTACAAACGAGAACACCGTAGAAGGAGGctataactttgc GTACGAACAATCCGACGGACAGAAACGCGAAGAAGCCGGCGTTCTGAAACCGGTTGAGGGTGCCGAAGTGCCAGCCATTTCCGTCACCGGGTCGTACGAATTCACGGACCCGACTGGACAGAAATATCGGGTGGACTACACTGCTGATGAGCGTGGATATCGGCCTACGGTGACTAAGCTGTAA
- the LOC134214290 gene encoding uncharacterized protein LOC134214290 isoform X3: protein MWIAVPLMVLVLSWSTQLATGQDLSDPDMQAMLTEYETEHMVESYRFKYATADGHFHEETGMLMNPGTPDEELVVAGKYGYETDDGTEVMVMYVSGKKGYNAKTKFRKLAESERKKKLFASLVG from the exons AT GTGGATTGCAGTCCCACTGATGGTTCTGGTTCTGTCGTGGTCCACACAGTTAGCCACCGGACAGGATCTGAGCGATCCCGACATGCAGGCTATGCTGACGGAATACGAAACGGAGCACATGGTGGAGAGTTATCGCTTCAA ATATGCAACGGCTGATGGACATTTTCACGAGGAAACAGGCATGCTCATGAACCCAGGCACGCCGGACGAAGAATTGGTGGTGGCCGGAAAGTACGGCTACGAGACGGATGACGGCACCGAAGTTATGGTGATGTACGTTAGCGGGAAGAAAGGATACAACGCGAAGACGAAATTCCGCAAATTGGCAGagtcagaacgaaagaaaaagttgtttgcgtcGTTAGTGGGATGA
- the LOC134214290 gene encoding uncharacterized protein LOC134214290 isoform X1 — protein MSKQTTHCNKMKFSTLSLVRWIAVPLMVLVLSWSTQLATGQDLSDPDMQAMLTEYETEHMVESYRFKYATADGHFHEETGMLMNPGTPDEELVVAGKYGYETDDGTEVMVMYVSGKKGYNAKTKFRKLAESERKKKLFASLVG, from the exons ATGAGTAAACAAACAACCCACTGCAAT AAAATGAAGTTCAGCACATTGTCTCTTGTTAGGTGGATTGCAGTCCCACTGATGGTTCTGGTTCTGTCGTGGTCCACACAGTTAGCCACCGGACAGGATCTGAGCGATCCCGACATGCAGGCTATGCTGACGGAATACGAAACGGAGCACATGGTGGAGAGTTATCGCTTCAA ATATGCAACGGCTGATGGACATTTTCACGAGGAAACAGGCATGCTCATGAACCCAGGCACGCCGGACGAAGAATTGGTGGTGGCCGGAAAGTACGGCTACGAGACGGATGACGGCACCGAAGTTATGGTGATGTACGTTAGCGGGAAGAAAGGATACAACGCGAAGACGAAATTCCGCAAATTGGCAGagtcagaacgaaagaaaaagttgtttgcgtcGTTAGTGGGATGA
- the LOC134214290 gene encoding uncharacterized protein LOC134214290 isoform X2, translating into MKFSTLSLVRWIAVPLMVLVLSWSTQLATGQDLSDPDMQAMLTEYETEHMVESYRFKYATADGHFHEETGMLMNPGTPDEELVVAGKYGYETDDGTEVMVMYVSGKKGYNAKTKFRKLAESERKKKLFASLVG; encoded by the exons ATGAAGTTCAGCACATTGTCTCTTGTTAGGTGGATTGCAGTCCCACTGATGGTTCTGGTTCTGTCGTGGTCCACACAGTTAGCCACCGGACAGGATCTGAGCGATCCCGACATGCAGGCTATGCTGACGGAATACGAAACGGAGCACATGGTGGAGAGTTATCGCTTCAA ATATGCAACGGCTGATGGACATTTTCACGAGGAAACAGGCATGCTCATGAACCCAGGCACGCCGGACGAAGAATTGGTGGTGGCCGGAAAGTACGGCTACGAGACGGATGACGGCACCGAAGTTATGGTGATGTACGTTAGCGGGAAGAAAGGATACAACGCGAAGACGAAATTCCGCAAATTGGCAGagtcagaacgaaagaaaaagttgtttgcgtcGTTAGTGGGATGA
- the LOC134214291 gene encoding endocuticle structural glycoprotein ABD-5-like isoform X2: MGCQLIFMMALILAAANVVSPSDSSGATIVRKEFVRTEDGYTFEFETSDGQKRREEGKLVTDDAGNQYMKVQGSFSYTAPDGKIINAIYEADKDGYKLTPAVELPKPLGIPSSALLSLVG; the protein is encoded by the exons ATGGGATGCCAATTG ATATTCATGATGGCCCTGATATTGGCAGCTGCCAATGTAGTATCACCTTCGGATAGTTCCGGAGCGACTATTGTTCGAAAGGAATTTGTGAGAACAGAAGACGGCTATACATTCGA ATTTGAAACAAGCGATGGTCAGAAAAGACGTGAAGAAGGTAAACTGGTAACCGATGATGCCGGAAATCAATACATGAAGGTTCAAGGATCATTTAGTTACACAGCACCCGATGGGAAAATCATCAACGCGATTTATGAGGCTGACAAGGATGGATATAAGTTAACACCGGCTGTAGAATTACCAAAACCGCTTGGAATTCCAAGCAGTGCCTTACTTTCCTTAGTCGGTTGA
- the LOC134214291 gene encoding endocuticle structural glycoprotein ABD-5-like isoform X1, with protein MASKYFQIFMMALILAAANVVSPSDSSGATIVRKEFVRTEDGYTFEFETSDGQKRREEGKLVTDDAGNQYMKVQGSFSYTAPDGKIINAIYEADKDGYKLTPAVELPKPLGIPSSALLSLVG; from the exons ATGGCAAGTAAATATTTCCAGATATTCATGATGGCCCTGATATTGGCAGCTGCCAATGTAGTATCACCTTCGGATAGTTCCGGAGCGACTATTGTTCGAAAGGAATTTGTGAGAACAGAAGACGGCTATACATTCGA ATTTGAAACAAGCGATGGTCAGAAAAGACGTGAAGAAGGTAAACTGGTAACCGATGATGCCGGAAATCAATACATGAAGGTTCAAGGATCATTTAGTTACACAGCACCCGATGGGAAAATCATCAACGCGATTTATGAGGCTGACAAGGATGGATATAAGTTAACACCGGCTGTAGAATTACCAAAACCGCTTGGAATTCCAAGCAGTGCCTTACTTTCCTTAGTCGGTTGA